The Girardinichthys multiradiatus isolate DD_20200921_A chromosome 7, DD_fGirMul_XY1, whole genome shotgun sequence region TATGATGGATAATGCTTCAGTGATCACCATGTTCACTCTTTCTGGGTTAAGTGGGACAGTCAGCCACAGAGTTACTCTCTTTGTGCTCACTTTGCTGTGTTACGGGGTGATCTGGCTGGTGAATTTGATAATTGTTGTGACAATCATCATGGATAAAAACCTCCATGAACCAATGTACATATTTCTCTGTAATCTGTGCATCAATGGACTCTACGGGACAGCAGGATTTTATCCAAAATTCCTCCACGATCTCTTGTCGACAACGCATTTAATCTCTGTTCCTGGATGTTTCCTGCAGGGTTTTGTGCTGCACTCTTCAGCCTGTGCTGACTTATCTTTGCTTGCTCTAATGGCTTATGACAGATACGTGGCTATATGTCGACCTTTGGTGTACCACTCTATGATGACTAAAAAAAAGATTAtcctttatgtattttttgctTGGATTATTCCTTTTTACCTTATGTTTATTAGCACGGGGACAACATTGACATCAAGGTTATGTGGCTCCCACATACCAAAGATCTATTGTGTCAACTGGTTAATTTCTAAGCTTGCTTGCTCTGCCTCAGTAGCTCAGGTTGTTGTTCCAGCttttaattacactttttaTTTTGGCCATGCAGTTTTCATTGTTTGGTCTTATGTTTTTCTGGTCAGAACCTGTCAAACGTCCAAAGAGAACAAACATAAATTCATGCAGACGTGTTTGCCACATTTACTCACTTTGATAGTCGTTGTTGGATCattgtgttttgatttgttgtACATGCGATTTGGCTCTAAGGAGTTGTCGGAAAATGTGCAGAATTTCATGGCGATGGAGTTTCTCCTCATTCCACCGATTATCAACCCCCTGATCTATGGTTTGCGACTGACACAGTTAAGAAAAAGAGTCTCACATTATATATGCAGCAGAAGTTCAGTTTTTAGGTAAAAGGGATGAACAAGTGCAGCAAATCTGTGGTTTTCATAACTGGCATCTTAT contains the following coding sequences:
- the LOC124871779 gene encoding olfactory receptor 4E1-like, yielding MMDNASVITMFTLSGLSGTVSHRVTLFVLTLLCYGVIWLVNLIIVVTIIMDKNLHEPMYIFLCNLCINGLYGTAGFYPKFLHDLLSTTHLISVPGCFLQGFVLHSSACADLSLLALMAYDRYVAICRPLVYHSMMTKKKIILYVFFAWIIPFYLMFISTGTTLTSRLCGSHIPKIYCVNWLISKLACSASVAQVVVPAFNYTFYFGHAVFIVWSYVFLVRTCQTSKENKHKFMQTCLPHLLTLIVVVGSLCFDLLYMRFGSKELSENVQNFMAMEFLLIPPIINPLIYGLRLTQLRKRVSHYICSRSSVFR